The following proteins come from a genomic window of Trifolium pratense cultivar HEN17-A07 linkage group LG4, ARS_RC_1.1, whole genome shotgun sequence:
- the LOC123919653 gene encoding F-box/kelch-repeat protein At3g06240-like isoform X3, giving the protein MRTWNTLISDPYFAELHFKLSRIGYMIRTCDPKLVSRTMCLLENELHEFDNEWDRILKLEPTFKLPLRDAKLVLDKRDEANGMLVCKPKDHRFVVANSCNGLLCLCDPINKDPLIVCNPITSEFIRLPKVTRTPEKSQRPICSGIGFQPKTNEYKVIRMWNNYDNYVFQGIAVEIHKVGTSTWRNVRVDRSIFTWRLEHPTFLNGSLHWILFDSRRWSILRFNFETEKLKLFPSPSFTHNGLPLPHKEGVSMGALEDSLYICYVNLISYVEVWVMKKYGSKKSWTKVFSNHSFGAPHRDISLCWPVIHFEKVTALLEYHSDVGFTYCKPEKNRLKRFLVCGTKAKLLEVIPHIPSLISLKDVVKGDNIEVLNLNVHSRCAKFKLPEENEVLYLAQDF; this is encoded by the exons ATGAG AACTTGGAACACATTGATTTCAGACCCATATTTTGCCGAATTGCACTTTAAGTTGTCACGAATTGGTTACATGATTCGGACATGTGATCCAAAACTAGTCTCAAGAACCATGTGCCTTCTTGAAAATGAGCTTCATGAATTTGACAATGAATGGGATCGTATTTTGAAGCTTGAACCTACGTTCAAACTTCCTCTTCGTGATGCCAAATTAGTTTTAGACAAACGAGATGAGGCTAATGGCATGCTTGTTTGCAAACCAAAAGATCATAGATTTGTTGTCGCTAATTCCTGCAATGGCTTGCTTTGCTTGTGTGATCCAATCAACAAAGATCCTTTAATTGTTTGCAACCCAATTACAAGTGAGTTTATAAGACTTCCTAAGGTCACTAGGACGCCGGAGAAAAGTCAGAGACCAATATGTTCTGGTATTGGCTTCCAACctaaaactaatgaatataaGGTGATAAGAATGTGGAACAATTATGATAACTATGTGTTTCAAGGTATAGCTGTTGAAATTCATAAGGTAGGAACATCAACATGGAGGAATGTTAGAGTTGATCGTAGTATTTTTACATGGAGGCTTGAACATCCCACTTTTTTGAATGGATCACTTCATTGGATACTTTTTGACAGTCGGAGATGGTCAATATTGCGTTTCAACTTTGAAACTGAGAAGTTGAAACTCTTCCCTTCTCCTTCCTTCACACATAATGGACTTCCGCTGCCTCACAAAGAGGGTGTCAGCATGGGAGCATTGGAGGACTCTCTTTACATATGTTATGTAAATTTAATTAGTTATGTCGAAGTGTGGGTCATGAAGAAATATGGTTCTAAAAAATCATGGACTAAGGTTTTTAGCAATCATTCTTTTGGTGCACCTCATAGGGATATTAGTTTATGTTGGCCAGTAATACACTTTGAAAAGGTTACTGCCTTACTGGAGTATCATTCTGATGTAGGGTTTACCTACTGTAAACCTGAAAAGAATCGGTTAAAAAGATTCCTAGTTTGCGGAACTAAAGCAAAACTACTTGAAGTAATTCCTCATATTCCAAGTCTTATCTCACTTAAAGATGTTGTGAAAGGAGATAATATTGAAGTGTTGAACTTGAATGTCCACTCGCG GTGTGCAAAGTTTAAATTGCCAGAAGAAAATGAAGTTCTCTACTTGGCTCAAGATTTTTGA
- the LOC123919653 gene encoding F-box/kelch-repeat protein At3g06240-like isoform X1 gives MERKRDSIPSARARKRGKRGKEKANEVVSQEIGSCFSDFPFPITTHILLQLPIKSVLICKRVCRTWNTLISDPYFAELHFKLSRIGYMIRTCDPKLVSRTMCLLENELHEFDNEWDRILKLEPTFKLPLRDAKLVLDKRDEANGMLVCKPKDHRFVVANSCNGLLCLCDPINKDPLIVCNPITSEFIRLPKVTRTPEKSQRPICSGIGFQPKTNEYKVIRMWNNYDNYVFQGIAVEIHKVGTSTWRNVRVDRSIFTWRLEHPTFLNGSLHWILFDSRRWSILRFNFETEKLKLFPSPSFTHNGLPLPHKEGVSMGALEDSLYICYVNLISYVEVWVMKKYGSKKSWTKVFSNHSFGAPHRDISLCWPVIHFEKVTALLEYHSDVGFTYCKPEKNRLKRFLVCGTKAKLLEVIPHIPSLISLKDVVKGDNIEVLNLNVHSRCAKFKLPEENEVLYLAQDF, from the exons ATGGAAAGGAAAAGAGACTCAATCCCTTCAGCTAGGGCAAGAAAAAGAGGCAAAAGAGGGAAAGAAAAAGCTAATGAGGTAGTAAGTCAAGAAATTGGCTCTTGTTTTTCTGATTTTCCATTTCCAATCACCACCCACATTTTACTTCAACTTCCTATCAAATCTGTTCTCATTTGTAAGCGTGTTTGTAGAACTTGGAACACATTGATTTCAGACCCATATTTTGCCGAATTGCACTTTAAGTTGTCACGAATTGGTTACATGATTCGGACATGTGATCCAAAACTAGTCTCAAGAACCATGTGCCTTCTTGAAAATGAGCTTCATGAATTTGACAATGAATGGGATCGTATTTTGAAGCTTGAACCTACGTTCAAACTTCCTCTTCGTGATGCCAAATTAGTTTTAGACAAACGAGATGAGGCTAATGGCATGCTTGTTTGCAAACCAAAAGATCATAGATTTGTTGTCGCTAATTCCTGCAATGGCTTGCTTTGCTTGTGTGATCCAATCAACAAAGATCCTTTAATTGTTTGCAACCCAATTACAAGTGAGTTTATAAGACTTCCTAAGGTCACTAGGACGCCGGAGAAAAGTCAGAGACCAATATGTTCTGGTATTGGCTTCCAACctaaaactaatgaatataaGGTGATAAGAATGTGGAACAATTATGATAACTATGTGTTTCAAGGTATAGCTGTTGAAATTCATAAGGTAGGAACATCAACATGGAGGAATGTTAGAGTTGATCGTAGTATTTTTACATGGAGGCTTGAACATCCCACTTTTTTGAATGGATCACTTCATTGGATACTTTTTGACAGTCGGAGATGGTCAATATTGCGTTTCAACTTTGAAACTGAGAAGTTGAAACTCTTCCCTTCTCCTTCCTTCACACATAATGGACTTCCGCTGCCTCACAAAGAGGGTGTCAGCATGGGAGCATTGGAGGACTCTCTTTACATATGTTATGTAAATTTAATTAGTTATGTCGAAGTGTGGGTCATGAAGAAATATGGTTCTAAAAAATCATGGACTAAGGTTTTTAGCAATCATTCTTTTGGTGCACCTCATAGGGATATTAGTTTATGTTGGCCAGTAATACACTTTGAAAAGGTTACTGCCTTACTGGAGTATCATTCTGATGTAGGGTTTACCTACTGTAAACCTGAAAAGAATCGGTTAAAAAGATTCCTAGTTTGCGGAACTAAAGCAAAACTACTTGAAGTAATTCCTCATATTCCAAGTCTTATCTCACTTAAAGATGTTGTGAAAGGAGATAATATTGAAGTGTTGAACTTGAATGTCCACTCGCG GTGTGCAAAGTTTAAATTGCCAGAAGAAAATGAAGTTCTCTACTTGGCTCAAGATTTTTGA
- the LOC123922525 gene encoding F-box/kelch-repeat protein At3g23880-like, giving the protein MVFLPEELLAEILPFFDVKTILRLKCLSKSWFSFISDSNFIDKHLKNSSQNPHLTLFWYPALSCFNVVPFPVYRILKNPSIKNLYDSPKIPSIDHIKLVGSCNGLLCLLYYSRTAIEFSLWNPATRKISKKLGLLPHGRNPDLGHFDFTFGYDATASTRDYKVVAFRAKDNEEEEGSWKSEVKVFSVGGGGDNCWRNIQSFPVVPFNWFDTYYHRQRITDGVHFSGTVNWLAVDNSIVSLYLSTETYKQFLMPPGFDDEVPLFKPVLRVLMDCLCFYHDSNKTEFVLWQMKQYGVRESWTQLFKISYQNLQMHASFQLACLYVNGDMAIFADESRKDRYQAFIYNLNDKTVERIKCRNNIRWFEEAKDYVESLVSVCWE; this is encoded by the coding sequence ATGGTGTTTCTACCCGAAGAACTCCTGGCCGAAATACTACCATTCTTTGACGTCAAAACAATCTTGCGACTCAAATGCCTAAGCAAGTCATGGTTTTCTTTCATATCTGATTCAAACTTCATCGATAAGCATCTTAAAAATTCATCACAAAACCCACACCTCACTTTGTTTTGGTATCCAGCTTTATCATGTTTTAATGTCGTACCTTTCCCCGTGTATCGTATACTCAAAAATCCATCCATCAAAAACCTTTATGACTCACCAAAAATTCCATCCATCGACCATATCAAGCTTGTTGGTTCCTGTAACGGATTGCTCTGCTTGCTTTACTATTCTAGAACTGCTATTGAGTTCTCTTTGTGGAACCCTGCCACTagaaaaatatctaaaaaattaGGGTTGTTACCTCACGGGCGCAACCCTGATTTAGGCCATTTTGACTTCACGTTTGGTTATGATGCTACTGCTTCAACCAGAGATTACAAGGTTGTAGCGTTTCGTGCTAAagataatgaagaagaagaaggttcATGGAAAAGCGAGGTTAAAGTTTTCAGtgtaggtggtggtggtgataattgTTGGAGAAATATTCAGAGCTTTCCTGTGGTTCCTTTTAATTGGTTTGATACTTATTATCATAGACAACGTATTACTGATGGTGTGCATTTTAGTGGCACCGTTAATTGGTTGGCTGTCGACAACTCTATTGTTTCGCTATACCTTTCAACAGAGACATACAAGCAGTTTCTGATGCCTCCAGGTTTTGATGATGAGGTGCCACTTTTTAAGCCGGTTCTTAGGGTTCTGATGGACTGTCTATGTTTTTATCATGATTCCAACAAAACTGAATTTGTTTTATGGCAAATGAAGCAGTACGGGGTTCGAGAGTCTTGGACTCAATTATTTAAGATTAGTTACCAGAATCTTCAAATGCATGCTAGTTTTCAATTGGCGTGCCTTTATGTAAATGGTGATATGGCTATCTTTGCAGATGAATCACGGAAAGATCGCTACCAGGCATTTATCTataatttaaatgataaaacaGTTGAGAGAATTAAATGTAGAAACAACATACGGTGGTTCGAAGAAGCAAAGGATTATGTAGAAAGTTTGGTTTCAGTTTGTTGGGAGTAA
- the LOC123919653 gene encoding F-box/kelch-repeat protein At3g06240-like isoform X2, with amino-acid sequence MIPLFVFNLSLHFVSFFPLFVPQCVAMERKRDSIPSARARKRGKRGKEKANEVVSQEIGSCFSDFPFPITTHILLQLPIKSVLICKRVCRTWNTLISDPYFAELHFKLSRIGYMIRTCDPKLVSRTMCLLENELHEFDNEWDRILKLEPTFKLPLRDAKLVLDKRDEANGMLVCKPKDHRFVVANSCNGLLCLCDPINKDPLIVCNPITSEFIRLPKVTRTPEKSQRPICSGIGFQPKTNEYKVIRMWNNYDNYVFQGIAVEIHKVGTSTWRNVRVDRSIFTWRLEHPTFLNGSLHWILFDSRRWSILRFNFETEKLKLFPSPSFTHNGLPLPHKEGVSMGALEDSLYICYVNLISYVEVWVMKKYGSKKSWTKVFSNHSFGAPHRDISLCWPVIHFEKVTALLEYHSDVGFTYCKPEKNRLKRFLVCGTKAKLLEVIPHIPSLISLKDVVKGDNIEVLNLNVHSRCAKFKLPEENEVLYLAQDF; translated from the exons ATGATTCCCCtttttgtgtttaatttatCTCTtcactttgtttctttttttcccCTTTTTGTACCTCAGTGTGTGGCTATGGAAAGGAAAAGAGACTCAATCCCTTCAGCTAGGGCAAGAAAAAGAGGCAAAAGAGGGAAAGAAAAAGCTAATGAGGTAGTAAGTCAAGAAATTGGCTCTTGTTTTTCTGATTTTCCATTTCCAATCACCACCCACATTTTACTTCAACTTCCTATCAAATCTGTTCTCATTTGTAAGCGTGTTTGTAGAACTTGGAACACATTGATTTCAGACCCATATTTTGCCGAATTGCACTTTAAGTTGTCACGAATTGGTTACATGATTCGGACATGTGATCCAAAACTAGTCTCAAGAACCATGTGCCTTCTTGAAAATGAGCTTCATGAATTTGACAATGAATGGGATCGTATTTTGAAGCTTGAACCTACGTTCAAACTTCCTCTTCGTGATGCCAAATTAGTTTTAGACAAACGAGATGAGGCTAATGGCATGCTTGTTTGCAAACCAAAAGATCATAGATTTGTTGTCGCTAATTCCTGCAATGGCTTGCTTTGCTTGTGTGATCCAATCAACAAAGATCCTTTAATTGTTTGCAACCCAATTACAAGTGAGTTTATAAGACTTCCTAAGGTCACTAGGACGCCGGAGAAAAGTCAGAGACCAATATGTTCTGGTATTGGCTTCCAACctaaaactaatgaatataaGGTGATAAGAATGTGGAACAATTATGATAACTATGTGTTTCAAGGTATAGCTGTTGAAATTCATAAGGTAGGAACATCAACATGGAGGAATGTTAGAGTTGATCGTAGTATTTTTACATGGAGGCTTGAACATCCCACTTTTTTGAATGGATCACTTCATTGGATACTTTTTGACAGTCGGAGATGGTCAATATTGCGTTTCAACTTTGAAACTGAGAAGTTGAAACTCTTCCCTTCTCCTTCCTTCACACATAATGGACTTCCGCTGCCTCACAAAGAGGGTGTCAGCATGGGAGCATTGGAGGACTCTCTTTACATATGTTATGTAAATTTAATTAGTTATGTCGAAGTGTGGGTCATGAAGAAATATGGTTCTAAAAAATCATGGACTAAGGTTTTTAGCAATCATTCTTTTGGTGCACCTCATAGGGATATTAGTTTATGTTGGCCAGTAATACACTTTGAAAAGGTTACTGCCTTACTGGAGTATCATTCTGATGTAGGGTTTACCTACTGTAAACCTGAAAAGAATCGGTTAAAAAGATTCCTAGTTTGCGGAACTAAAGCAAAACTACTTGAAGTAATTCCTCATATTCCAAGTCTTATCTCACTTAAAGATGTTGTGAAAGGAGATAATATTGAAGTGTTGAACTTGAATGTCCACTCGCG GTGTGCAAAGTTTAAATTGCCAGAAGAAAATGAAGTTCTCTACTTGGCTCAAGATTTTTGA